One Gloeothece verrucosa PCC 7822 DNA window includes the following coding sequences:
- a CDS encoding M48 family metallopeptidase, whose protein sequence is MSMTKEEFEKLVSRLEIYAKSHPNEYKFRVGLLAILGHIYIVAVLGILIAAIIGLILLTIYGHYLSSALIKLIFVLMIPVFIILRSLFNVLTMRLPPPNGIELQRSQVPLLFKLVDHLTSTLQCPSFNHIVLVPEFNAAVVQIPRFFLLGQDNYLLVGLPLLHALSVEQFEAVLAHEFGHLSGNHSHFHGWIYRMRHTWGLILERFAQSQQGGVGGLFFRFFNWYIPFFNAYSFVLARANEYEADKCAAQLAGPVSTASALVNVHVLGQLVDNNFWNEIYQKVNEQPEPPVTPFNQLEICLKTDREPEKIQLWLEQALKAKTDCVDTHPCLSDRLKALNFAPEEAAPLLTATPDTAAQELLGEQLTSLTEDLNQQWKTLITFQWRERYTYLQQSRNLLQELEELATTDILSVEQMWERARLTVEIKGPDAAIPVLKSLLSSNAAHANGNYLLGQILISRQNDEGIKYLKVAMNNEPQLVVNSCEIIYYYLQQQGREIEANQFLQEVRKRFRFS, encoded by the coding sequence ATGAGTATGACAAAAGAAGAATTTGAGAAATTAGTGAGCCGCTTAGAAATCTATGCTAAAAGTCATCCGAATGAATATAAATTTCGAGTTGGACTGTTAGCCATTCTCGGCCATATTTACATTGTGGCGGTTTTAGGGATTTTAATCGCCGCCATCATCGGACTGATCCTATTAACCATTTATGGTCATTATCTCTCCTCTGCGCTCATTAAACTGATTTTTGTCTTAATGATACCTGTGTTTATTATCCTGCGCTCGCTGTTTAATGTTTTAACCATGCGTTTGCCGCCGCCTAACGGGATAGAACTCCAGCGTAGCCAAGTCCCCTTATTATTTAAACTGGTAGATCACTTAACCTCAACCCTTCAATGTCCTTCCTTTAATCATATTGTTCTTGTGCCTGAATTTAATGCCGCCGTTGTACAAATTCCTCGTTTTTTCCTGTTAGGTCAGGACAATTATTTATTAGTAGGACTTCCCTTGTTACACGCGCTTTCTGTAGAACAATTCGAAGCGGTATTGGCTCATGAATTTGGACATTTATCGGGAAATCATAGTCACTTTCATGGCTGGATATATCGAATGCGCCACACTTGGGGATTGATTTTAGAGCGCTTTGCCCAAAGCCAACAAGGAGGGGTAGGAGGTTTGTTTTTCAGATTTTTTAACTGGTATATTCCTTTTTTTAATGCCTATTCTTTTGTGTTAGCAAGAGCCAATGAATATGAAGCCGATAAATGTGCGGCGCAGTTGGCCGGTCCTGTCTCGACAGCATCGGCGCTGGTTAATGTTCATGTTTTAGGACAGTTGGTAGACAATAATTTTTGGAATGAAATTTACCAAAAAGTTAACGAGCAACCAGAGCCGCCGGTTACGCCTTTTAACCAACTGGAAATTTGCCTCAAAACCGATAGAGAACCCGAAAAAATTCAATTGTGGTTAGAGCAAGCTTTAAAAGCTAAAACCGACTGTGTGGATACACACCCTTGTCTGAGTGATCGCTTAAAGGCTTTAAATTTTGCCCCAGAAGAAGCCGCGCCTTTATTAACTGCAACCCCTGATACAGCCGCACAAGAGTTATTAGGTGAACAATTAACATCTCTGACGGAAGACTTAAACCAACAGTGGAAAACGCTGATTACCTTTCAATGGCGAGAACGTTATACTTATCTACAACAGTCTCGGAATTTACTACAAGAGTTGGAGGAACTCGCTACCACTGATATTCTTTCTGTCGAGCAAATGTGGGAGAGAGCTAGATTAACGGTTGAAATTAAGGGACCTGATGCGGCTATTCCTGTGCTGAAATCTCTGCTTTCTAGCAATGCCGCTCATGCTAATGGGAATTATTTATTAGGGCAAATTTTGATTTCACGGCAAAATGATGAAGGAATTAAATATTTAAAGGTCGCCATGAATAATGAACCTCAATTAGTTGTGAATAGCTGCGAAATAATTTATTATTATTTACAACAGCAAGGACGAGAAATAGAAGCTAATCAATTTCTTCAAGAAGTCCGAAAGCGTTTTCGTTTTTCATAA
- a CDS encoding DNA-directed RNA polymerase subunit gamma, with product MKSPTEQRFDYVKIGLASPDRIRQWGERTLPNGILVGEVTKPETINYRTLKPEMDGLFCERIFGPSKDWECWCGKYKRVRHRGIVCERCGVEVTESRVRRHRMGFIKLAAPVTHVWYLKGIPSYLSILLDMPLRDVEQIVYFNAYVVLNPGNAGNLQYKQLLTEDQWLEIEEQIYAEDSELYGIEVGIGAEAIERLLQELNLDEEAEKLREEIVESKGQKRAKLIKRLRVIDNFIATGSQPDWMVLTVIPVIPPDLRPMVQLDGGRFATSDLNDLYRRVINRNNRLSRLQEILAPEIIVRNEKRMLQEAVDALIDNGRRGRTVVGANNRPLKSLSDIIEGKQGRFRQNLLGKRVDYSGRSVIVVGPKLKIYQCGLPREMAIELFQPFVIHRLIKLGMVNNIKAAKKMIQRGDPQVWNVLEEVITGHPVLLNRAPTLHRLGIQAFEPILVEGRAIQLHPLVCPAFNADFDGDQMAVHVPLSLESQCEARLLMLACHNILSPATGRPIVAPSQDMVLGCYYLTAENPKAQKGAESYFSDLEDALMAYEQKMVDLHAYVWVRCQEQVVTDQPDDEPVKTETLEDGSIVKLYRHRKVRETADGEILSQFIRTTVGRIIYNKTIKDALVV from the coding sequence ATGAAATCACCAACAGAACAACGCTTTGACTATGTAAAAATTGGTTTAGCTTCTCCTGATAGAATTCGCCAATGGGGAGAAAGAACCCTCCCGAATGGAATTTTGGTGGGAGAAGTCACCAAACCAGAAACCATCAACTACCGGACTCTCAAACCCGAAATGGATGGTCTTTTCTGTGAGCGCATTTTCGGACCGTCAAAAGACTGGGAATGTTGGTGCGGCAAATATAAACGGGTACGCCACCGGGGGATCGTCTGTGAACGCTGTGGGGTAGAAGTAACCGAGTCTCGAGTACGCCGCCACCGCATGGGTTTTATTAAACTAGCGGCTCCGGTGACTCACGTTTGGTATCTCAAAGGAATTCCCAGTTACCTGAGTATTTTACTCGATATGCCGCTACGGGATGTAGAGCAGATCGTTTACTTTAATGCCTATGTGGTTCTCAATCCGGGTAACGCTGGCAACCTACAATATAAACAACTGCTCACCGAAGATCAGTGGTTAGAAATAGAAGAACAAATCTATGCCGAAGATTCTGAATTATACGGCATAGAAGTAGGCATTGGGGCAGAAGCGATCGAAAGATTGCTGCAAGAACTGAACCTAGACGAAGAAGCGGAAAAACTGCGCGAAGAAATAGTAGAAAGCAAAGGGCAAAAACGCGCCAAGTTGATTAAGCGGCTGCGAGTGATTGACAACTTTATAGCGACCGGTTCTCAACCTGACTGGATGGTTTTGACCGTTATTCCCGTCATTCCCCCAGATTTACGTCCGATGGTACAACTCGATGGGGGACGTTTTGCCACTTCAGACTTAAACGATCTCTATCGTCGAGTCATTAACCGCAATAACCGCTTATCCCGCTTACAGGAAATTCTCGCCCCTGAAATTATCGTCCGTAACGAAAAGCGGATGTTACAAGAAGCGGTAGATGCTTTGATTGATAATGGACGACGCGGAAGAACCGTAGTGGGGGCAAATAATCGTCCTTTAAAATCCCTTTCCGATATTATCGAAGGAAAACAAGGGCGTTTCCGTCAAAACCTCTTAGGTAAACGGGTTGACTACTCGGGACGGTCTGTTATTGTGGTGGGGCCCAAACTGAAAATCTATCAGTGTGGACTTCCCCGAGAAATGGCGATCGAACTGTTCCAACCGTTTGTTATTCATCGCCTGATTAAACTGGGAATGGTGAATAATATTAAAGCCGCTAAAAAGATGATTCAGCGTGGCGATCCCCAAGTCTGGAACGTCTTAGAAGAGGTAATTACCGGACACCCTGTATTACTCAACCGTGCCCCTACCCTACACCGTTTAGGGATTCAAGCGTTTGAACCTATTTTAGTGGAAGGACGAGCCATTCAATTACACCCGTTAGTATGTCCCGCCTTTAACGCTGACTTTGACGGGGACCAAATGGCGGTTCACGTTCCCCTGTCTCTAGAATCTCAGTGCGAGGCGCGGCTATTGATGTTAGCTTGTCACAATATCCTATCACCGGCCACAGGGCGACCAATTGTAGCGCCTTCTCAGGATATGGTATTAGGATGCTATTACCTAACCGCAGAAAATCCCAAAGCCCAAAAAGGTGCAGAAAGTTATTTTTCGGACCTTGAAGATGCACTGATGGCTTATGAGCAAAAAATGGTAGACCTGCATGCTTATGTCTGGGTTCGTTGTCAGGAACAGGTGGTCACTGATCAACCCGATGATGAACCCGTGAAAACCGAAACCCTTGAGGATGGTTCCATTGTAAAACTCTATCGACATCGCAAGGTTAGAGAAACGGCTGATGGTGAAATTCTCTCTCAGTTTATCCGTACAACCGTCGGCCGAATTATCTACAATAAGACGATTAAAGATGCTTTAGTGGTTTAA
- a CDS encoding DUF7219 family protein, translated as MNQPEKKADKKLKNTERDLFLYPITGYRGLFSPEKLLLNANLQEFAQRVSYLVGLHTNGKLSTGEVYKQLDHLWIQLQKSKEATGIDDFEQK; from the coding sequence ATGAATCAACCCGAAAAAAAAGCCGACAAAAAACTAAAGAACACTGAAAGAGATTTATTCTTATATCCTATCACCGGTTATAGAGGTTTATTTTCCCCAGAAAAATTGCTGTTAAACGCCAATTTGCAAGAATTTGCTCAAAGAGTCAGTTATCTAGTGGGACTCCATACCAACGGAAAGTTATCAACGGGAGAAGTGTATAAACAGTTAGATCACCTATGGATACAGTTGCAAAAAAGCAAAGAAGCTACAGGAATTGATGATTTTGAACAGAAATAG
- a CDS encoding phage holin family protein: protein MTAFIVTLIVTAISLLIISRLPLGIEIDSLAKALIAALVLGLLNAFIKPVLFFLTIPLTLLTLGLFSLFLNAIIFGLAAWLVEGFRLRWGLWSAILGAFALSVINSLIFRLVGAT, encoded by the coding sequence ATGACCGCCTTTATTGTCACCTTAATTGTTACTGCCATCAGTCTGTTAATTATTTCTAGGCTTCCCCTTGGCATTGAAATAGATAGTTTGGCAAAAGCCCTGATAGCGGCTTTAGTTTTGGGGCTTCTCAATGCCTTTATTAAACCGGTTCTATTTTTCTTAACTATACCGCTCACCCTCTTAACACTCGGTTTATTTTCCTTGTTTCTCAACGCCATTATTTTTGGATTAGCCGCTTGGCTTGTAGAAGGATTTAGACTACGTTGGGGGTTATGGAGTGCCATACTCGGAGCTTTTGCACTTTCGGTCATTAATTCCCTGATTTTTCGCCTTGTGGGTGCCACATAA
- a CDS encoding CoA-binding protein — MMISSNESIKSILKLAKTIALVGYSDQPTRPSYQIGQFLREKGYVVYPVNPTISEIDGQRCYSSLSEIPKAIDLVNVFRRGEYLPEIVEECIKLKIKIIWLQLGIFNEQAQQKAIDAGIQVIVNRCIRTELMRS, encoded by the coding sequence ATGATGATTTCTTCAAATGAGTCTATTAAAAGTATTTTAAAATTGGCTAAAACGATCGCTCTGGTGGGTTATTCTGATCAACCCACGCGCCCGAGTTATCAAATTGGCCAGTTTTTGCGAGAAAAGGGTTATGTGGTTTATCCGGTCAATCCTACAATATCTGAGATTGATGGGCAACGGTGCTACTCGTCTTTATCAGAAATTCCAAAAGCGATTGATCTGGTGAACGTTTTTCGTCGAGGAGAATATCTACCAGAAATTGTTGAAGAATGTATAAAGCTAAAAATTAAGATAATCTGGTTACAATTGGGGATTTTTAATGAACAAGCACAACAAAAAGCCATTGATGCCGGAATTCAAGTGATCGTCAATCGGTGCATCCGAACCGAATTAATGCGCTCTTGA
- a CDS encoding tetratricopeptide repeat protein — protein sequence MINNQASNSGEVSLPQQYQEFIEQTITATLQGKILSKEQLYQMVVKAIQPGSGEIFERCLNERLSITHQQLQEQTSEAKKAKISRQLRALDTLSGAWERWQKEKQETNVYSQAIKELLQAARSERFSILVQKLDLNQTQVLNRNQIKQLAQALEQAAHSISDADDANQLRLFCTGLLKGLESLHNLENDLVSWIYESGNKALGFEGIPGTKGPWAIWAKRINSPLPQQLFQLQASNQSATELIRIGATQDLSSWIELVIILRGLQQGLIAWFDQQPYSATWGKRLSNATLLTFAVIWCELSNGLQQATNLNSNTRELLAKGCFQITLQILRTFAQRPDFPLYGGVFVSFWGDNLRDTLNYLSEPLREVQGTQEKARILTILGYSQRTLGQYERANSFHQEALLIAQESGDNLCQIANFNHLSRNSIAQKDYAAAINYSQRALILARQSGDRLGEANALANLGYSEVLAAQATEQMSAEMYEQNISYLQQGLQLAERLEDYQSQALCYNSLGIAYLVINQPSLACEYLEKGVKAAQFVRDLYIQGITLSYLAEAYYHLNDLKRAVYNGSLAMYILERISAKEWRQAAGLLTIIQGRVGQEFFLNLLSQNRSKMLESIGVDGYDYIPQLLKQYQE from the coding sequence ATGATCAATAATCAAGCGTCGAATTCTGGAGAAGTTTCCTTACCACAGCAATATCAAGAGTTTATTGAACAAACCATAACAGCAACCCTTCAAGGCAAAATTCTCTCAAAAGAACAACTGTATCAAATGGTAGTCAAAGCTATTCAACCGGGTAGCGGCGAAATTTTTGAACGCTGTCTCAATGAGCGTCTTAGCATCACCCATCAGCAACTCCAAGAACAAACCAGTGAGGCAAAAAAAGCCAAAATCAGCCGTCAATTAAGAGCATTAGACACCCTTTCCGGAGCCTGGGAAAGATGGCAAAAAGAAAAACAGGAAACTAATGTTTATTCTCAAGCCATAAAAGAACTACTCCAAGCCGCACGCTCAGAGCGTTTTTCCATTTTAGTGCAGAAACTTGACCTCAATCAAACTCAGGTACTCAACCGTAACCAAATTAAACAATTAGCCCAAGCTTTAGAGCAAGCCGCCCACTCAATTTCTGATGCGGATGATGCGAATCAATTGCGCTTATTTTGCACAGGACTTTTAAAAGGATTAGAATCTTTGCATAACCTTGAAAATGATCTCGTGAGTTGGATTTATGAAAGCGGCAATAAAGCTCTAGGTTTTGAAGGAATTCCCGGTACAAAAGGCCCTTGGGCAATTTGGGCAAAACGCATCAATAGCCCTCTTCCTCAACAATTATTTCAATTACAAGCCTCGAATCAATCGGCCACTGAACTAATCCGAATAGGAGCGACTCAAGACCTCAGCAGTTGGATAGAATTAGTCATAATTCTGCGAGGATTACAACAGGGATTAATCGCTTGGTTTGATCAACAGCCTTATAGTGCCACTTGGGGAAAAAGATTATCTAATGCTACCTTGCTCACTTTTGCCGTTATTTGGTGTGAATTATCCAATGGGTTACAACAGGCAACTAATCTCAATTCTAATACTCGCGAATTACTAGCAAAAGGCTGTTTTCAAATTACGTTACAAATTCTACGAACCTTTGCCCAGCGACCCGATTTTCCTCTTTATGGGGGGGTTTTTGTTTCCTTCTGGGGAGATAATTTACGCGACACTTTGAATTATCTCAGTGAACCTTTACGAGAAGTACAAGGCACTCAAGAAAAGGCACGTATACTCACTATATTGGGCTATTCTCAACGGACTTTAGGACAATATGAGCGAGCAAATTCTTTTCATCAAGAAGCCCTTCTAATTGCTCAAGAGTCTGGGGATAACCTTTGTCAAATTGCTAATTTTAATCATCTCAGTCGTAATAGTATTGCTCAAAAAGATTATGCAGCCGCCATTAATTATAGTCAACGCGCCTTGATTTTAGCTCGTCAAAGTGGAGATAGATTAGGAGAAGCAAATGCCTTGGCCAATTTAGGCTATAGTGAAGTGTTAGCCGCTCAAGCTACAGAGCAAATGAGCGCAGAAATGTATGAACAAAATATAAGCTATTTACAACAAGGTCTGCAATTAGCAGAACGCTTAGAAGATTACCAAAGTCAAGCCCTTTGTTACAATAGTTTGGGAATTGCTTATCTAGTGATTAATCAGCCTAGTCTTGCCTGTGAATATTTGGAAAAAGGCGTTAAAGCCGCTCAATTCGTGCGGGATTTGTACATTCAAGGAATAACTCTGAGCTATTTAGCCGAAGCTTATTATCATCTCAATGATTTAAAGCGAGCGGTTTATAATGGAAGTTTAGCCATGTATATTTTAGAAAGAATTTCGGCTAAAGAGTGGCGACAAGCCGCCGGATTATTAACCATTATTCAAGGTCGAGTCGGTCAGGAATTTTTTCTCAATTTACTATCACAAAATCGCTCGAAAATGTTAGAATCTATTGGCGTAGATGGCTATGATTATATTCCTCAGTTATTAAAGCAATATCAGGAATAG
- the sepF gene encoding cell division protein SepF, translating into MRSLSTQDTEIIVFHPRLKEDAQTVLEILQQRKPVMVSLGNLSLTERQRFVDWVTGGIHAIDGRTVWIGNLTFLFLPSHIQVTGNTNKYSVAPKLKAS; encoded by the coding sequence ATGAGATCACTCTCCACTCAAGACACAGAAATAATCGTTTTTCACCCTCGTCTCAAAGAAGACGCTCAAACGGTTTTAGAGATTTTACAGCAAAGAAAGCCTGTAATGGTTAGTCTAGGGAATTTATCTTTAACCGAAAGACAGAGATTTGTCGATTGGGTAACTGGCGGGATTCACGCTATTGATGGTAGAACAGTTTGGATCGGAAATTTAACTTTTTTATTTCTACCTTCTCATATACAAGTGACTGGCAATACTAACAAATACTCGGTTGCACCCAAGCTGAAAGCGAGTTGA